Genomic DNA from Flavobacterium sp. N502540:
GCCACGTAAACCACTTATTGAAGATATCGAGTTTTATGAGGATAAAGGAGTTAAATATTTCATTAAAAATCCGGAGAAATTCAGAAACAAAAAGGTTGTAATCGCCGGAGGAGGAGATTCGGCTTTAGACTGGAGTATCTTTTTAGCGAATGTAGCTTCAGAAGTTACTTTAATTCACCGTAGAAATGAATTTAGAGGAGCTTTAGATTCAGTAGAAAAAGTACAGGAATTGAAGACAGCCGGAAAAATTAAATTAATCACACCGGCAGAAGTGATCGGAATCAATGGTGCTGAGCATGTTGAATCATTAGATATCGAAGAAAACGGAGCGCACCGTAAAATTGAAACAGACTATTTTATTCCGCTTTTCGGATTAACACCTAAATTAGGACCAATCGGAGACTGGGGATTAGAAATCGAGAAAAATGCCATTAAAGTAAATAATGCATTAGATTACCAAACTAATATTCCGGGAATCTTCGCTATTGGAGACGTAAACACTTACCCAGGAAAATTAAAACTGATTCTTTGTGGATTCCACGAAGCTACTT
This window encodes:
- a CDS encoding NAD(P)/FAD-dependent oxidoreductase, with product MIKTDILIIGAGPTGLFAVFEAGLLKLKCHILDALPQAGGQLSELYPKKPIYDIPGFPEVLAGDLIDGLMEQIKQFEPGFTLGERAETIEKQEDGSFIVTSNKGTKFHAPVIAIAGGLGSFEPRKPLIEDIEFYEDKGVKYFIKNPEKFRNKKVVIAGGGDSALDWSIFLANVASEVTLIHRRNEFRGALDSVEKVQELKTAGKIKLITPAEVIGINGAEHVESLDIEENGAHRKIETDYFIPLFGLTPKLGPIGDWGLEIEKNAIKVNNALDYQTNIPGIFAIGDVNTYPGKLKLILCGFHEATLMCQAAYQIINPGKKYVLKYTTVSGVDGFDGTRKEAPKAVVKAIV